A single region of the Solwaraspora sp. WMMD791 genome encodes:
- a CDS encoding SDR family oxidoreductase: MAALAGKVALVTGGSRGIGAAIVARLARDGADVAFTYRNAEDRAKSVVAEVEASGRRSLAICADSGDAAAVTGAVDRTAAELGRLDILVNNAGVFPYGEVDEVTLAELDATLAVHVRGVFLASQAAVRHMKQGGRIISIGSCFAERVPYAGVALYAMTKSALIGLTRGLARDLGPRGITATVVHPGSTDTDMNPADGEGADHERSFIAVGQYAAPADIAATVSHLAGEGGRYITGTAISVDGGFAA; encoded by the coding sequence ATGGCCGCACTCGCGGGAAAGGTCGCTCTCGTCACCGGTGGCAGCCGGGGGATCGGGGCGGCGATCGTCGCTCGGCTCGCACGCGACGGTGCTGACGTCGCCTTCACCTACCGCAACGCCGAGGATCGGGCCAAGTCCGTGGTCGCCGAGGTGGAGGCGAGTGGGCGGCGGTCCCTGGCCATCTGTGCCGACAGTGGCGACGCCGCCGCGGTGACCGGTGCCGTCGACCGGACCGCAGCCGAACTGGGTCGGCTGGACATCCTGGTCAACAACGCCGGGGTGTTCCCGTACGGCGAGGTGGACGAGGTGACACTGGCGGAACTGGACGCCACGCTGGCCGTACACGTCCGCGGCGTCTTCCTGGCCAGCCAGGCGGCCGTCCGCCACATGAAGCAGGGTGGTCGGATCATCAGCATCGGCAGTTGCTTCGCCGAACGGGTCCCGTACGCGGGGGTCGCCCTCTACGCGATGACCAAGAGCGCACTGATCGGACTGACCCGTGGACTCGCCCGAGACCTGGGTCCGCGGGGGATCACGGCAACCGTCGTCCACCCTGGATCCACCGACACCGACATGAACCCGGCCGACGGCGAAGGCGCGGACCACGAGCGCAGTTTCATCGCGGTCGGCCAGTACGCCGCGCCGGCGGACATCGCGGCGACCGTCAGCCACCTGGCCGGAGAGGGCGGCAGGTACATCACCGGTACCGCTATCTCGGTCGATGGTGGATTCGCCGCCTGA
- a CDS encoding cupin domain-containing protein: protein MSFIEQGYPQARYVAPGAGPSVWAFSGDRYTIKAAAGDTGGSFGVMEAIVPPQSGPPLHIHHKEDEAFYIVDGRFEIADHERELVATSGSFIWLPRGGPHRFRNISDSHAKMLLFFLPGGFEQFFVDCGTPADDGSAPPPPEQFAVDVERSMRLAAERYGIEAVPPPGG, encoded by the coding sequence ATGAGCTTCATCGAGCAGGGCTATCCGCAGGCCCGCTACGTCGCACCCGGTGCCGGTCCCAGCGTGTGGGCCTTCAGCGGTGACCGCTACACGATCAAGGCAGCGGCCGGCGACACCGGCGGGTCGTTCGGCGTCATGGAGGCGATCGTGCCGCCGCAGAGCGGGCCGCCGCTGCACATCCACCACAAGGAGGACGAGGCCTTCTACATCGTGGACGGACGGTTCGAGATCGCCGACCACGAGCGTGAGCTGGTCGCCACCTCGGGCTCCTTCATCTGGCTGCCGCGTGGCGGCCCGCACCGCTTCCGCAACATCTCCGACTCCCACGCGAAGATGCTGCTCTTCTTCCTTCCCGGTGGGTTCGAGCAGTTCTTCGTCGACTGCGGGACACCGGCCGACGACGGGTCGGCGCCGCCGCCACCGGAGCAGTTCGCGGTGGACGTCGAGCGATCGATGCGCCTGGCCGCCGAGCGGTACGGCATCGAAGCCGTTCCGCCCCCGGGTGGTTGA
- a CDS encoding FAD-binding oxidoreductase: MNPSHAIPADQRPGTLPEAQVVPRGDRRHSGLSRGQNQRFVSDPDYVRLPRSTSEVVGAVTRAVAERRRLTVRSGGHCYENFVDNPEVRAIVDMTEMRTIAHDPTRGAVMVQAGATLGEVYYALFRRWGVTLPGGSCYTVGIGGHVSGAGYGQMGRLQGLIVDHLQAIEVVTVGRDGRARPIVASRDPADPHHDLWWAHTGGGGGSFGVSTRYWFRSPDAVGNHPSQFLPAPPSDVWICTVTWDWADFDRESYGRLLDNYGRWHELNSDPASPYAGLFARLELTTRPNGSFSMIVQMDATRPDSRQLLERFIAAVNDGVQAFGTVGQLRRLPWLHATGWPGLWMSNPTDRYKYKSSYQRRAFSPGQVDGFWRVLSGTSYDNPGWVVSIASYGGRINTVSPTATATPHRDSVLKLLWGTAWTDAADDQRHLGFLSEFYQAVHAHTGGVPVPNEVTDGCFINYADVDISDPAQNTSGAAWHDLYWKQNYPRLQQVKARYDPNNVFRHAQSVRPAGS, from the coding sequence ATGAATCCCAGCCACGCCATACCGGCGGACCAGCGGCCGGGGACGCTGCCGGAAGCTCAGGTCGTCCCGCGCGGCGACCGACGGCACTCCGGTCTGTCCCGCGGACAGAACCAACGTTTCGTCAGCGACCCCGACTACGTTCGGCTGCCGCGGTCCACCTCGGAGGTGGTCGGTGCCGTCACCCGCGCGGTCGCTGAACGGCGACGTCTGACGGTCCGCAGCGGCGGTCACTGCTACGAGAACTTCGTCGACAACCCCGAGGTGCGGGCGATCGTCGACATGACCGAGATGCGGACGATCGCGCACGATCCGACTCGTGGAGCCGTCATGGTCCAGGCCGGTGCGACGCTCGGCGAGGTCTACTACGCGCTGTTCCGCCGCTGGGGAGTCACCCTGCCCGGCGGATCCTGCTACACGGTCGGCATCGGCGGCCACGTCAGCGGTGCCGGGTACGGTCAGATGGGCCGGCTACAGGGCCTGATCGTCGACCATCTGCAGGCGATCGAGGTCGTCACGGTGGGCCGCGACGGCCGTGCCCGACCGATCGTCGCCTCCCGGGATCCCGCCGATCCGCACCACGATCTGTGGTGGGCGCACACCGGAGGAGGCGGCGGCAGCTTCGGGGTCAGCACCCGCTACTGGTTCCGGTCACCCGACGCGGTCGGTAACCACCCGTCCCAGTTCCTGCCGGCCCCGCCGTCCGACGTGTGGATCTGCACGGTGACCTGGGACTGGGCCGACTTCGACCGGGAGTCCTACGGCCGGCTGCTGGACAACTACGGCCGGTGGCACGAGCTGAACAGCGATCCCGCATCGCCGTACGCCGGGCTGTTCGCCCGGCTGGAGCTGACCACCCGACCCAACGGCAGCTTCAGCATGATCGTGCAGATGGACGCCACCCGACCCGACTCCCGGCAGCTACTCGAACGATTCATCGCGGCGGTCAACGACGGGGTGCAAGCGTTCGGGACCGTCGGTCAGTTGCGCCGGCTCCCCTGGCTGCACGCCACCGGTTGGCCCGGGCTGTGGATGAGCAATCCGACTGACCGGTACAAGTACAAGTCGAGCTACCAGCGACGCGCGTTCTCGCCGGGCCAGGTCGACGGCTTCTGGCGAGTGCTGTCCGGGACGAGCTACGACAACCCGGGCTGGGTCGTCTCCATCGCCTCGTACGGCGGTCGGATCAACACGGTGTCGCCGACCGCCACCGCGACACCACACCGGGACTCGGTCCTCAAGCTGCTCTGGGGCACCGCCTGGACCGACGCCGCCGACGATCAACGACACCTGGGCTTTCTCAGCGAGTTCTACCAGGCGGTGCACGCACACACCGGCGGCGTGCCGGTGCCCAACGAGGTGACCGACGGCTGCTTCATCAACTACGCCGACGTCGACATCAGTGACCCGGCACAGAACACCTCGGGTGCGGCCTGGCACGACCTCTACTGGAAGCAGAACTATCCTCGGCTGCAGCAGGTCAAGGCACGCTACGACCCGAACAACGTGTTCCGGCACGCACAGTCGGTCAGGCCGGCCGGCTCCTGA
- a CDS encoding adenylosuccinate lyase family protein produces the protein MSGQPPTGAGVDAGLLAPVWAGPSAADLLTDEAYVRAMAEVEVALLRAQCHLGIVPQWVIPVVAAAADTALDVTALAAAARGAANPVVPFVEALTNQVRAVDPAAAEYVHRGGTSQDILDTATMLIAGRVLRVVRADLDAIVVASAALAADHRLTPMAGRTLTQHAVPITFGVKAAGWCNSVLDARERLDAVLATGLPVQLGGAAGTLAAYAEYAALAGVPPTDSPLSLVEPFARELGMTAPVVPWHSLRAPVAGIGAVTSLVTGTLGKVAIDVQGMARTEVGEVAEPARAGRGVSSAMPQKRNPVLATLIVSAARQVPAHAMLLHQCLLAEDERSAGGWHAEWYPMRECLRLTAGASATARELLGGLEVRADRMRHNLTLTGGAVVAERINAVLSQVLDRGEVKKLLGRIARSAVRQGRDFGDVLVDDPELQTASVQATVAEAGGWEQLLDPSRYLGASAEIVGVVLRRCGVAVVGAGGDAATRADDGAVAGVLRSRPA, from the coding sequence ATGAGCGGGCAGCCGCCGACCGGGGCCGGCGTCGACGCCGGACTGCTGGCACCGGTGTGGGCCGGACCGTCGGCCGCCGACCTGCTCACCGACGAGGCGTACGTGCGGGCCATGGCCGAGGTGGAGGTCGCCCTGCTGCGCGCCCAGTGCCACCTCGGGATCGTTCCGCAGTGGGTGATCCCGGTGGTCGCCGCAGCGGCGGACACCGCGTTGGACGTCACCGCGCTCGCGGCCGCCGCGCGCGGAGCGGCCAACCCGGTGGTGCCGTTCGTCGAGGCGCTCACCAACCAGGTACGCGCCGTCGACCCGGCGGCCGCCGAGTACGTGCACCGGGGCGGCACCAGCCAGGACATCCTGGACACCGCGACGATGCTCATCGCCGGCCGGGTGCTGCGGGTCGTCCGTGCCGACCTCGACGCCATCGTGGTGGCGTCGGCCGCGCTCGCCGCCGACCACCGGTTGACGCCGATGGCTGGCCGTACGTTGACCCAGCACGCGGTGCCGATCACCTTCGGCGTCAAGGCGGCGGGCTGGTGCAACTCGGTCCTGGACGCTCGCGAACGTCTGGACGCGGTGCTCGCCACCGGACTACCGGTGCAGCTCGGTGGCGCGGCCGGCACCCTCGCCGCGTACGCCGAGTACGCGGCGCTGGCCGGGGTGCCGCCGACGGATTCGCCGCTATCGCTGGTGGAACCGTTCGCCCGGGAGTTGGGCATGACCGCCCCGGTGGTGCCGTGGCACTCGTTGCGGGCTCCGGTGGCCGGGATCGGGGCGGTGACCAGCCTGGTCACCGGCACTCTCGGCAAGGTGGCGATCGATGTGCAGGGCATGGCCCGTACGGAGGTCGGTGAAGTAGCGGAACCGGCCCGCGCCGGTCGGGGCGTCTCGTCGGCGATGCCGCAGAAGCGTAATCCCGTCCTGGCCACGCTCATCGTCAGCGCGGCGCGTCAGGTACCGGCGCACGCCATGCTTCTGCATCAGTGCCTGCTCGCCGAGGATGAACGGTCGGCTGGCGGGTGGCACGCGGAGTGGTACCCGATGCGGGAATGCCTGCGGCTGACGGCCGGCGCCAGCGCGACGGCCCGGGAACTACTCGGCGGGTTGGAGGTACGTGCTGACCGGATGCGGCACAACTTGACGCTCACTGGGGGAGCGGTGGTCGCCGAGCGGATCAATGCCGTCCTGTCGCAGGTGCTCGATCGCGGCGAGGTGAAGAAGTTGCTCGGCCGGATCGCCCGCTCGGCCGTCCGACAGGGGCGCGACTTCGGCGACGTACTGGTGGACGACCCGGAACTTCAGACCGCATCGGTGCAGGCCACGGTGGCGGAGGCCGGCGGCTGGGAGCAACTGCTGGACCCCAGCCGCTACCTGGGTGCCAGTGCCGAGATCGTCGGCGTCGTACTGCGGCGCTGTGGCGTCGCCGTCGTCGGCGCGGGTGGCGACGCCGCCACCCGCGCCGACGACGGTGCCGTCGCTGGCGTGCTCAGGAGCCGGCCGGCCTGA
- a CDS encoding FAD/NAD(P)-binding protein, whose amino-acid sequence MAGKDCVLRLCLIGAGPRNLATLERIVANLADWPQSRVEIDIVDPFIDQGSQVWRTDQARSLLMNTIACQISLFTDDSVTCVGPVRPGPRLDEWARALAIIDPAEGYPAEILAQARSLGPNDYPSRALYGYYLRWVLARIIATADPRILIRRHVDRVVRLDDGPDGRQVAVLAGGTRLDRLDAVVLAQGHLSMPAEPEHRRLAAHATRHRLYYQPPSSPAEVRLDDIAPGQAIALRGMGLNFFDYLTLLCEGRGGRFTGSPDQLRYLPSGQEPRLYAGSRRGVPYHARGENQKGVAERHQPLFLTGDVIRRWRWRSRAGDPPRFATEVWPLISREVQAVYYHALIKASRGVDVAARFQREFVRWANDELAVRRLLGRFGVDRSQWWDWQRISTPYGTRHFATGDHYQRWLLDHLRADLREALRGNVDSPLKSALDAMRDLRNEVRLVVDHGGLAGSSYRDELVGWYTPLNAFVSIGPPARRIAEMIALIESGVLRVLGPGMRVATDAQVFQVWSQAVPEPATSVSGLIEARLPEFDVRRTDDPLTVDLRRRGGCRPYRIPDPTGDDYETGGMWVSQRPYRLVDAEGRSHPRRFAFGVPTETVHWVTAAGIRPGVDSVTLADADAIARACLAFAGPPRQARRSSPFYLHQHIPLAWLPTTAANRTPALSTGGGTR is encoded by the coding sequence ATGGCCGGAAAAGATTGCGTGCTGCGATTGTGCCTGATCGGTGCCGGACCCCGGAATCTGGCCACTCTTGAGCGTATCGTCGCCAACCTCGCAGACTGGCCACAGAGCCGGGTGGAGATCGACATCGTTGATCCATTCATCGACCAGGGTAGCCAGGTCTGGCGCACCGATCAGGCGCGGTCCCTGCTGATGAACACGATCGCCTGCCAGATCAGCCTGTTCACCGACGACAGCGTCACCTGCGTCGGCCCGGTGCGACCGGGGCCACGCCTCGACGAATGGGCGCGGGCACTGGCGATCATCGACCCAGCCGAGGGGTACCCGGCGGAGATTCTCGCGCAGGCCCGGTCGCTCGGGCCGAACGACTATCCCTCCCGTGCCCTGTACGGCTACTACCTGCGTTGGGTGCTCGCCAGGATCATTGCCACCGCGGACCCGCGGATTCTCATCCGCCGGCACGTCGACCGGGTGGTACGGCTCGACGACGGCCCCGACGGCCGCCAGGTCGCCGTACTGGCCGGCGGGACCCGCCTGGACCGGTTGGACGCGGTGGTCCTCGCCCAGGGCCACCTGTCCATGCCGGCCGAGCCGGAGCACCGGCGGCTCGCGGCGCACGCTACCCGCCACCGGCTGTACTACCAACCGCCGAGCAGTCCCGCGGAGGTACGGCTCGACGACATCGCGCCCGGGCAGGCGATCGCGTTGCGCGGAATGGGGCTCAACTTCTTCGACTACCTGACCCTGCTCTGTGAAGGCCGAGGCGGCCGGTTCACCGGCTCGCCGGACCAGCTCCGGTACCTGCCCTCCGGCCAGGAGCCGCGGCTGTACGCCGGGTCGCGGCGCGGAGTGCCCTACCACGCGCGGGGCGAGAACCAGAAGGGCGTCGCCGAACGCCACCAGCCGCTGTTCCTGACCGGGGACGTGATCCGGCGGTGGCGATGGCGCTCGCGCGCCGGCGACCCGCCCCGCTTCGCCACCGAAGTCTGGCCGTTGATCTCGCGGGAGGTCCAAGCCGTCTACTACCACGCCCTGATCAAGGCCAGTCGGGGCGTCGATGTCGCGGCGCGGTTCCAGCGCGAGTTCGTCCGGTGGGCCAACGACGAACTGGCCGTACGGCGACTGCTGGGGCGCTTCGGCGTCGACCGCTCCCAGTGGTGGGACTGGCAGCGGATCAGCACACCGTACGGGACACGACACTTCGCCACCGGTGACCACTACCAACGTTGGCTGCTCGACCACCTACGTGCGGACCTGCGCGAGGCACTGCGCGGCAACGTCGACAGCCCGCTCAAGTCTGCCCTCGACGCCATGCGAGACCTACGCAACGAGGTACGGCTGGTGGTGGACCACGGTGGCCTCGCCGGCAGCTCCTACCGTGACGAACTCGTCGGCTGGTACACCCCACTGAACGCCTTCGTCTCCATCGGACCGCCGGCCCGGCGGATCGCGGAGATGATCGCGCTGATCGAGTCAGGCGTACTGCGTGTCCTCGGGCCCGGGATGCGGGTGGCCACCGACGCGCAGGTCTTCCAGGTCTGGTCGCAGGCCGTCCCGGAGCCGGCGACATCGGTGTCCGGGCTCATCGAGGCCCGGTTGCCGGAGTTCGACGTACGCCGTACCGATGACCCCCTCACCGTCGACCTGCGCCGGAGGGGTGGCTGCCGGCCGTACCGCATCCCCGACCCGACCGGCGACGACTACGAGACGGGCGGCATGTGGGTCAGCCAGCGACCGTACCGCCTGGTCGACGCAGAGGGGCGGAGCCACCCACGGCGGTTCGCGTTCGGCGTACCGACCGAGACCGTGCACTGGGTGACCGCCGCCGGTATCCGTCCCGGGGTGGACTCGGTGACGTTGGCCGATGCGGACGCCATCGCGCGAGCCTGTCTGGCGTTCGCCGGACCACCGCGGCAGGCCCGTCGGTCCAGCCCGTTCTACCTGCACCAGCACATCCCGCTTGCCTGGCTGCCGACCACTGCGGCCAACCGGACGCCCGCGCTGAGCACCGGCGGCGGCACCCGATGA
- a CDS encoding LuxR C-terminal-related transcriptional regulator, translated as MIGPVGEGYPGLRAGTVRRHGALVTGHRLFAPPLVGRADVLLDLHRALIETASGAGGCIVVQGSAGIGKSRLLDAAAVEARALGMAVAVGRATALDRAAPLSTMRSLLQNAQPPGLDLITASDRGVNPLWLVDQIAEQIEQYVRRQPMLVCLDDAHLCDELTSLALRILVPELASSPLTWLLSRRPAAVRTFGQDAIDWLIGEGARAHDLEPLSKEAVTDFCASMLGAAPDDSVVTMAERGDGNPFLLEQLLSTLRDTGQLTVTNGVATLVGTELTADFLSAVDLRLRDLPELTRRILDASSVLGRPFTVHEVAGLVGRSAIELLPAIDEAVSAALLEADGTELRFRHDLIREALYGQLSEPVRRVLHREAATVVQREGRSAVEVAEHLVRGGHAGDGQALLVLRQAVAQIAPTAPNTAADLILRMLDLINQHDLSRPQLVAEAVRLLALGGRISEAIALGEATLHTGLDSAQEAALLLGLAEALHVTGHSGDVVNYASRGIGRARPGDPVRAELLSVQAYALLDTGDIAGGDNAGTEAAALGAATGAYGALVCGTSARSIAARMVGNLRAAVGYARDAVRIAEQVGGEARRRHPRLWLAAALTAVDEFTEAEALFTHDQRESDSLGTAWTQPRWYYHRATMLALSGRLDDAVAEAEAGARVAEQLAAPALSLPLLTLLASLSIHRDDLAGARDRLGRAHEIVAAGDVPVPADLTWTVAQFQISCGESASTAIAPIVAALTDDQVLLRMLARRPCAAPQLARLARAAGADSLAAATVETARQLARRNPDIPSLVGTAEHAAGIIHDDLGALRRAVHTLEQSPRVMSRAAAMEDLAAHEDVNVRRDDAVRLVEQALAIYLSCNAVRDAARAQKILRELGVRRRQRQANATSGQGWGSLTASELRVVRLVAEGLTNRQVAAQLFVSPHTVDSHLRHSFSKLGVTSRVELTRQVLLHDRAAGATTGDD; from the coding sequence ATGATCGGACCCGTGGGTGAGGGCTACCCGGGCCTGCGTGCCGGCACCGTCCGCCGGCACGGCGCACTCGTCACCGGCCACCGGCTGTTCGCGCCGCCGCTGGTGGGTCGCGCCGACGTCCTTCTCGACCTGCATCGCGCACTGATCGAAACGGCGTCCGGCGCGGGCGGGTGCATCGTGGTCCAGGGCAGCGCAGGAATCGGCAAGAGTCGGCTGCTGGACGCCGCCGCCGTCGAGGCTCGCGCGCTGGGCATGGCGGTCGCGGTCGGCCGGGCGACGGCGCTCGACCGCGCCGCGCCGCTGAGCACGATGCGGTCGCTGTTACAGAACGCGCAACCACCCGGTCTCGACCTGATCACCGCCAGCGACCGCGGCGTCAATCCGCTGTGGCTGGTCGATCAGATCGCCGAACAGATCGAGCAGTACGTACGGCGGCAGCCGATGCTCGTCTGCCTGGACGACGCTCACCTCTGCGACGAGCTGACCTCCCTGGCTCTGCGCATCCTGGTGCCCGAGCTGGCCTCGTCCCCACTGACCTGGCTGCTGTCGCGCCGGCCCGCCGCGGTGCGCACCTTCGGGCAGGATGCCATCGACTGGTTGATCGGCGAAGGTGCCCGCGCCCATGATCTGGAGCCGCTGAGCAAGGAGGCGGTCACGGACTTCTGTGCGAGCATGCTCGGAGCCGCCCCGGACGACTCGGTCGTCACGATGGCCGAACGCGGGGACGGCAACCCGTTCCTCCTCGAACAGCTCCTGTCCACCCTGCGCGACACCGGGCAGCTCACCGTCACCAATGGCGTCGCTACGCTGGTCGGCACCGAGTTGACGGCCGACTTCCTCAGCGCGGTCGACCTGCGGCTGCGCGACCTACCCGAGCTGACCCGGCGGATCCTCGACGCGTCCTCCGTACTGGGCCGCCCGTTCACCGTGCACGAGGTGGCGGGCCTGGTCGGTCGTTCGGCGATCGAGCTGCTCCCGGCCATCGACGAGGCGGTCTCCGCCGCACTTCTCGAGGCGGACGGCACCGAGTTGCGCTTCCGCCATGACCTGATCCGCGAAGCGCTGTACGGCCAACTCTCCGAACCGGTCCGGCGGGTCCTGCACCGGGAGGCCGCGACCGTGGTGCAACGGGAGGGACGCTCCGCCGTCGAGGTCGCCGAACACCTGGTACGGGGCGGACACGCCGGCGACGGGCAGGCCCTCCTGGTGCTCCGCCAGGCAGTCGCCCAGATCGCTCCGACCGCACCGAACACGGCCGCCGACCTCATCCTGAGGATGCTCGACCTGATCAACCAACACGACCTGTCCCGTCCGCAACTGGTCGCCGAGGCGGTGCGGCTGCTCGCCCTGGGCGGCCGGATCAGCGAAGCGATCGCGCTGGGCGAGGCCACCTTGCACACCGGGCTGGATTCGGCGCAGGAGGCGGCGCTGCTCCTCGGACTCGCCGAGGCCCTGCACGTCACCGGGCACAGCGGTGATGTCGTCAACTACGCCTCACGGGGCATCGGCCGGGCCCGGCCCGGTGACCCGGTCCGGGCCGAACTGCTCTCCGTACAGGCGTATGCGCTGCTCGACACCGGCGACATCGCGGGCGGAGACAACGCCGGGACCGAGGCCGCGGCGCTCGGCGCCGCCACGGGCGCCTACGGTGCCCTGGTGTGCGGCACAAGTGCCCGCTCGATCGCGGCAAGGATGGTCGGCAATCTGCGGGCCGCCGTGGGCTACGCCCGCGACGCCGTACGGATAGCCGAACAGGTCGGTGGGGAGGCCCGCCGCCGACATCCGCGCCTGTGGCTGGCCGCCGCACTCACCGCGGTCGACGAGTTCACCGAGGCCGAGGCCCTGTTCACCCACGATCAACGCGAGTCCGACAGCCTCGGCACTGCCTGGACCCAGCCCCGGTGGTACTACCACCGGGCGACCATGCTGGCGCTGAGCGGACGCCTCGACGATGCCGTGGCCGAAGCCGAGGCAGGCGCCCGAGTCGCCGAGCAGCTCGCCGCGCCGGCGTTGAGCCTGCCGCTGCTCACCCTGCTGGCCAGCCTGTCGATCCACCGCGACGACCTGGCCGGCGCGCGGGACCGTCTCGGCCGGGCACACGAAATCGTCGCCGCTGGCGACGTACCGGTACCAGCGGACCTGACCTGGACGGTCGCCCAGTTCCAGATCTCCTGTGGAGAGTCGGCCAGCACGGCGATCGCGCCGATCGTCGCCGCGCTCACCGACGACCAGGTGCTGCTGCGGATGCTGGCCCGCCGACCGTGTGCCGCGCCTCAGCTGGCCCGGCTGGCCCGAGCCGCCGGCGCCGACTCCCTCGCCGCCGCCACCGTCGAGACCGCCCGCCAGCTGGCCCGCCGCAACCCGGACATCCCGTCGCTGGTCGGGACCGCCGAGCACGCTGCGGGCATCATCCACGATGATCTCGGTGCGCTGCGCCGGGCCGTGCACACCCTGGAACAGAGTCCGAGGGTGATGAGCCGGGCCGCCGCGATGGAAGACCTGGCAGCGCACGAGGACGTCAACGTTCGCCGGGACGACGCGGTGCGACTGGTCGAACAGGCCCTGGCGATCTACCTTTCGTGCAACGCCGTCCGGGACGCCGCGCGAGCCCAGAAGATTCTTCGCGAGCTGGGGGTACGCCGTCGGCAGCGGCAGGCCAACGCGACGAGTGGCCAGGGCTGGGGCAGCCTGACCGCGTCGGAACTGCGGGTCGTCCGGCTGGTCGCCGAAGGTCTGACGAACCGGCAGGTGGCCGCCCAACTGTTCGTGTCACCCCACACCGTCGACAGCCACCTGCGCCACAGCTTCAGCAAGCTAGGGGTGACCAGTCGGGTCGAACTGACCCGGCAGGTCCTGCTCCACGACCGGGCCGCAGGTGCCACGACCGGCGACGACTGA
- a CDS encoding NAD(P)-dependent oxidoreductase, translated as MKAFVVGGTGLLGRHLVPMLIEEGHRVTVMSPGDRWGWLPDEVDRVRASLVAPGTPELLRTRLAGHDVVVNLASAVPADPTAPGAWQLNTQLRRDGTRVLLDAVRDIGVRRLVQMSISMVYADGGDRWLDESAPFDPDPARAGLVDPVVAMESAVTRHRPDELAWTVLRGGRFVGPGTLQDAQVAALRAGRLPVAGDGRSFVSMVHVRDYAAAVSAAVRAGAAGLVCNVCADPVRVADYLDTVARLVGAGRPRRDPAGRSELPSQRVSSARARCELGWRPRHGIWPTPAK; from the coding sequence GTGAAGGCCTTCGTGGTTGGCGGTACGGGCCTGCTCGGCCGGCACCTGGTGCCGATGCTGATCGAGGAGGGTCACCGGGTCACCGTCATGTCTCCCGGTGACCGATGGGGGTGGCTACCGGACGAGGTGGACCGGGTGCGCGCCAGCCTCGTGGCGCCGGGCACCCCGGAGCTGTTGCGGACCCGACTCGCCGGACACGACGTGGTGGTGAATCTGGCCTCGGCGGTCCCGGCGGACCCGACGGCACCGGGTGCCTGGCAGCTGAACACCCAACTACGCCGGGACGGTACGCGGGTCCTGCTGGACGCCGTACGCGACATCGGCGTGCGCCGGCTCGTCCAGATGAGCATCTCCATGGTGTACGCCGATGGCGGCGACCGATGGCTGGACGAGTCCGCACCGTTCGACCCTGACCCCGCCCGGGCCGGCCTGGTCGACCCGGTGGTCGCGATGGAATCGGCGGTGACCCGACACCGCCCGGACGAACTGGCGTGGACGGTGCTGCGCGGCGGGCGGTTCGTCGGGCCGGGAACCCTACAGGACGCTCAGGTGGCCGCACTGCGTGCGGGGCGACTGCCGGTGGCCGGCGACGGTCGGTCGTTCGTGTCGATGGTGCACGTGCGTGATTACGCGGCGGCGGTCTCGGCGGCGGTCCGTGCCGGAGCCGCCGGGCTCGTCTGCAACGTCTGCGCCGATCCGGTCCGGGTCGCGGACTACCTGGACACCGTGGCCCGGCTGGTGGGCGCGGGCCGGCCGCGTCGTGACCCGGCCGGCCGGTCGGAGCTGCCCTCTCAGCGCGTCAGCAGCGCGCGTGCCCGGTGCGAGCTGGGGTGGCGGCCGAGGCACGGCATCTGGCCGACGCCGGCGAAGTGA